The window TGATATAATCAAACTGATCTCTTTTCACAGTTGTATCAAACAGGTCTTCATAATCAAAAGTAAATCCCGAAACATCTCCAAACTGAGACCAGTATTTCATTCGCTCAGGGATTTCCTTAAAATAAAACTCCAGTGTGGTGCCATGAATTTTAAATCCGTTCAGTGCAAGAAAAAGTGCTGTAGTTCCGTATCCACAACCCAGATCCCAGGTCAATGATTCTTTTTTTACAAATTGATCTGCGATATATTGTAATCTCTGACAGAAATAGGCTTTTCGGAACTCTAAACTATTTAAATCAGTATGGTATTTATAATAAGACCAAAGCTGTTTATTCGCTTTCAGCTCAATCATAAACAACTCAAAGAATCTTTCGACAATCACAGTCAACCGGAATTTGGACTGGCAAAGATAGTAATTCTAATAAGACACATTAAGAATTTGATTATCAAGTCATCCTTTCAAAACCACTTTATGGACTAAAGGGGTTCCAAAGCGACCACTTTAAAATTATCCAGATATAAAGGTTCCTCACCACGTAGATAAGTATACACTACAAGTTTATCCTCTCTTGTAAACAATCGCGGTGTCAAATAGTAGAAAGTAGCCTGATTCCATTCACCTACAACATAAGGTAATGACTCCAAATCCAGCGCCCTGTACTTCGTATGATCCCTGCAATTTCCGTAAATCTGCATATTCACAATGAGACTTGCCGGATTTTTTTTCAAATCCACAACCGGAAAATAATTAAAGGTTATTCTTACCCAAAGATAGTCTTTGTCCGTAAGTTCTTTCATTGGCATTCTGAAAGTAGGCGAATAGATATTTTCTTTCGACAGTTTCACTGAATTTTTTCCATTGAAAGAAAACGTAGTATCAATAAATTCATTCCCGATAAAAAGAGTATTCATTGAGTCCGCATCAAAGTAACAAATGGTACGTGATCTGAATTTACCATTTACAGGGAAATCATTGGTTCCGGGAAACTCCAGATCAGGCTCAAGTAAATCCCAACTGCCTTCAGGTAACGAGGTTTTTAAAAAAATCTTTTTATAGTAAGCATAGGTCATCCGTTCCCCATGCAATATAGATTTGGTGAATTGCCATGTTTGAAAACCATTTAAAAAAATCAATATCGAAAACACACCAAAAAACGCCCATTTCACAATCAAATTCCTATGTAAAATTCTGTCAACTAAAAATCCAAAGGGTATCGCAAACACAGCAAGCGATTGCGAAAAATATCTGCTGCCAAAACTGGTAGCCCCCCACCATACCAACCAACATGATATCAGATACGTATTTAATACCAGAAAAATAATAATAGCCCATGCTGTACCTGAATTTCGAAACTTCCTAAGAAAAAGGGATCCAATAAAAACTAAAACAGCGGGAGTATAAACAAACACACCTTTCTTAAAGCTAAAAAAGAATGGGATCAAGTTAGGGCGAAGAAGATTAAATCCCTCTGCCATCTTATAATTATTGAAATACCAATGACCTGTAATATATTTCCAATGTATAATTTGAGGTAAAAAAACAAGAATAGCTGTAATCATAGCCACCGCAACCAACTTGAAATTAGAAAATATAAATTCAACTCTTTTTTTAAGGTCATTCATTGAACCTATCCCCCATAGAAAAACAAGGATTAAAGAAACGATTTCACTTCCTCTAATCATGAGCATAAGTCCAACAACTGCACCTAATCTTACTGATTTTTGAACAGAGGGAACGCGATACCACAAATCCGTATAATACATCAATACCCCATACAGGGCAAAAAGTACATTATGTGGTTCCAGTCCATCATTAAATACTTCATGAAAAATATTAGTACTTAAAACCAACAATAAAATGGTAATACCAGTTACTTTATCGGAAAAATAATTCAGCAATAATTTTCTAAAAAAGAAAAGGCCAATAAAAAAGTAAATCATCATTCCCATTGAAATTATAATCTGAAAGGGTGGTGAAAATCCATCCACCGGAAAGCCAAACAACGACGCCCATATGCACGCTATTAAGAAAAAAGGAAGATAGAGGAATGACATTCCAATGGCATAGCTGGAAATCCAATTCCCGTTCTCCATTCTGAAGGCCTGATAATACGTGCTAGAAGGATTATATTGTTTAAAAATCGCATCCACGACCTCAGAATTGGTCATACCGGGATCATGATAAATAAGATTGAACGGTAAATAAGAATAATAGCCATACACATCCCATGATAAAAAATTCAAATCCGGCGAAACAGCAATTTTGAAAAAATACTGGCAAAGTACAATAATTACGATCAGCACCCAGATCGAAGAAATTGAAAAACGTGAGGTTTGAGTATCCGCCACTACATTTTTAGAAAATATACTAACCATTTGGCAAATTTATCTAAACTGCTGTAATTCGAAACCGCTAATCAATATATGTTATTTACTGTCATTCAATTCAATAGGATATTTTATGATTTTTTAAACACAATTGCAATCATTAATTTAAATAGTTTCGTTGCATACTGAATTAATGAATATGTCCGGATTTCGCCAGCTAATACGTAAAATAGTTCTTCTACCCTCTTTATTTATACTCTTTACAGGTGTCGGATTCAGCTATTTTTATTTTCAGCATAAAAAAACCCAAATAATTCCTGCTTCAAGTGAAAAGCCCGATTCACGTTTTATCAGCATTAAAAACAACAAATTCTTACTTGAAGGAAAACCCTGGCACCTGAAGGCCATCAATTTTGTAACCACTTTACGCAAAAATGATACTGTATTTTGGCCATCTGTTTATATGGGGTATATCCCGGAAAAGGATTATTATACAACAAATAAAGATTCATGTTTAGCAGAACTCTTTCACACATTTGTTTTGATCCATGACATGGGATATAACGCTGTACGAATTACAGGCATAGGTGAATTTGAAGTTCAGAATAAAAACACAGGAAAAGTTGCCTTTCGAGTGAATCATTTTTCTTCAATAGATAAAAGGTTTAAAATGGAAGGCGATTCTATAATGAATCTTTATTTCGAAGCCGTTGAAGATCTGCTTGCGTGTGCAGAAAATGCAGGACTAAAGGTAATTTTCACTTTAAAAGTATTTCCTGAAGCACCAATAACAGAAGTGTTTCTCGGTAAAATTGCAGATCGATTTAAAGACAATCCTACTTTAATGGCTTATGATTTTTTTAACGAACCACTTTACTTTGATGACCGGCAACGCAACAAAGGATCCGTTTATACTTTTACCCGCAGATGGCATAACATTGTCAAGAAATACTCACCACATCAATTAACAACTATAGGATTAGCTTGCCAACGTGAAGTGTTTGAATGGGACCCTAATTTGGTAAATGTTGATTTTATTTCTTTTCATCCTTATGAATACGAGAAAGATCAGGTGCGGAATGAAATGTATTGGTATTCTAAATATGTGAATAAGCCATGGATAATCGGAGAGACAGGAATTCCTTCCAACAATGACAGCATTCCTTATTCCAATCAAGTGGAGTTTGCACAAAAAACAATAGAACAAAATGCAAACTGTGGCGGAATGGGATATTCCTGGTGGCAGTATAAAGATGTTGAATGGGGTGGTTATCATCAAAATTTTCTTGGCGTGGTTTCACAGAATGGATATACAAAAAATAGTTTGGGCAGGATGGTTCACGGTACACCAAAGCCGATGAACGAAGTAATAAAAATATTCGATCCCACAATTTCTAAAGGAAAATGTTTCTGTCCGGACAATTACTATAATTTCAGTTCCAATAACTATTTCAGAATCGTTGGCAGAGTGGTCGATGAATCCGGAAATCCTATAGACGGAGCGGGCGTATTAGCGTGGGATGAATGGTGGATTAACCATTATTTTACCACTTCAAAATCTGATGGGACATTTGAGATTTACAGTGATTATGATTTCTACCACTGGATGGTATCACCAACCTATTATAATATGATAAGGGATGATATAAGACCAGATACAGCCAGATTAGAAAATGGTATAAAAACAATAAATCTGGGAGAAATAAAATTCCATAAAATCGATTTGAATTCCAGGTTTTTAAATTTCTAAAATACTACTTTTTGAATGTGACATTAAAGGTCATCCGCCACATCTTCTATCTCTCGAGTTTAAAAAGACTAGCCCGTTCTTTAACTTCGTTTGCGATTAACTTCTGATCAGGGGTAATTCCGATGTATTTTTCATTCGCTGCTTTTATAATAAAAAAATCATCCTTCACGTCTTCAAAAATGAAAGATTCCCAATAACCGGGCGCATCTCTGTTTGAAACTATCTCACCAACGGAAGACAATTCCGCACAAACAAATTTATCATGTTGCGAACGAATAATTTTCTTACCATCCTGCATAGTTATTACATCCCAATATTCTCCTACAGCACCCTTTTCTGCACCTATATATAACCTACCACCACCGGTTGAATCCCGTAAAACAACTTTATCGTTTGAACTTATCAAACGTCCATGCTGTCTATGCCTGAAACTAAAATCGAATTCAGTAATTATTTGTATGCTTGAAGTATCCGAATGATTATAATTCATCCATCGATAAAGGGA of the Bacteroidota bacterium genome contains:
- a CDS encoding cellulase family glycosylhydrolase; its protein translation is MSGFRQLIRKIVLLPSLFILFTGVGFSYFYFQHKKTQIIPASSEKPDSRFISIKNNKFLLEGKPWHLKAINFVTTLRKNDTVFWPSVYMGYIPEKDYYTTNKDSCLAELFHTFVLIHDMGYNAVRITGIGEFEVQNKNTGKVAFRVNHFSSIDKRFKMEGDSIMNLYFEAVEDLLACAENAGLKVIFTLKVFPEAPITEVFLGKIADRFKDNPTLMAYDFFNEPLYFDDRQRNKGSVYTFTRRWHNIVKKYSPHQLTTIGLACQREVFEWDPNLVNVDFISFHPYEYEKDQVRNEMYWYSKYVNKPWIIGETGIPSNNDSIPYSNQVEFAQKTIEQNANCGGMGYSWWQYKDVEWGGYHQNFLGVVSQNGYTKNSLGRMVHGTPKPMNEVIKIFDPTISKGKCFCPDNYYNFSSNNYFRIVGRVVDESGNPIDGAGVLAWDEWWINHYFTTSKSDGTFEIYSDYDFYHWMVSPTYYNMIRDDIRPDTARLENGIKTINLGEIKFHKIDLNSRFLNF